In Vicia villosa cultivar HV-30 ecotype Madison, WI linkage group LG7, Vvil1.0, whole genome shotgun sequence, the DNA window ACCATATGCTTTAATGTCAAGCAGCAAGACACTTTCAATGTGAGGTATCACGGCTACATAGGTTACAATGGTAAGCTGAGTTGTGTATACGCAATAGATGTATGAAGGGCAGGTAAGCCAAGTTATATATACGTGATAGATGTATGAAGGGCCGACGGGGTTTCAAGAATCAAATATTGAACCCTGGCATTTCAAATTGGGCAGGCAAGTATCTCAACTCGATTTGTAAGCATAATATCCTTATTCCAAGAACATTGAGAAAATATTTGTATGATTTCCTATGTTCTCTCGGTATAATGCATGTTATCTGAGCTTCCATCAAAAGGAAATATGCTATTTTCTCAAAATCGTCTTATGAACAGCCTCGCTGCTGTCACGGCATTAGTTCCTGAATACAGATACAGATGATAAGGGGGCTTGAGTATATAATTAATGTGTTCAAAATCAGAAGACTCAATCGCAATTTGTAAAATAGATACAATTTATAAACAACAATGCAATAGGTTTGGATTACAAAAACTAATGCTATTAAGAATACTTTATATTATATGCTCACACACATGAAAATATTTCATGTAGGCAGTGCACAAGACAGCGATTCAATCTGACTGTTGCAGATTTTAGACAAGGCCTAACTAAGAATGTGGAAGTTAATACATTAAAAGAAAGAAGCAGTTTAGAGAAACTCCTATAGTTTCAATTGATTGACTGAGTTTGGAGATTTATAACAAAGATTTTCTGCAAGAGAATAATCATAAACTCAATATGTTCTTAAATCACATAATTTGATTTATACCAGAATTTCAGATGTATATAAAAGACAAGGTTGTCAATAGTGGCAATTCGCGGGCAGTAATCAATTCTAAAAAGCGTAATCAATTCTACTCGAGAACAACCAAACATATCAAAATCAATTATTCACGTAAAGAATCAATTCTGCGCGCTTCAAAAGTGAAACCAAACCTATGCTTAGTTTACTTCATATAAATAACTGAATTACAAGACGATTACTCAGTAGAATAAATGATATATAGAATTAAATTTTCAGTCACAAAATAAATTTGACAAAAATTGAAGAAGTAAAGAACAAAGAAGACCTTAACCGAAATTAGAATCAAGAAGCTGGAACGCGCGTTTGCAGAAAAGCAATTGGAGTTGGTTATTTATGGGTAAGAGTAGAAACAACAGAAGCAGCGACAGCAGCGTCTGAAGCAGGAACAGCGGAAAGAGCGGAACATTGTGCGTGGTGGAGGAACGGTGTTTGGTGCCGAAGCTGAAGTTTCCATGAGGATGACGGTGACCAATGAAATGCTGTTGACTGCGGCAACAAAAGAGTGTCagtattttctttcttttgattatttggtgattaattattttttggaatgaattccatattttatttttaaagtgataaatttattttttttcttctataatTAATTAAGAGAATATCTCAATGCATCCCTTGATACTCTTAACTATCGGGTgaaatttcaattatattttttgaTTCCGTAGATACACTTTCGGAAGtatctttttatttaaaaaatatggttttttcCGTAGGTAGATCTACAGAAGCGTTAAAAAACATAGTATCTACAGAACGTGTTAAAAATAGAgtgtttcgtagatgtatctacggaaccttctgttatattttaaatcagtGTTATTTCCCTCCAAAACTccaatatttttaacaaaaatataacatcaaattatagtacaTCAAAGTAGTATAACTTAAAGacaatggaatatagtacaacaaAATAATGCATCGTATATATCATCTAAATAGTGCCaaatacataattaaaataaagtgcaaaaatataatcaaaatacaGACATCAATAAAACCATAAGCATCACTACTGTGTATGCCGGACAACATCCTCCTCCTCCAACCTGCCTCTGGCCCCGCCTCCGCGTCCAACACATCGTCTGCTTGCTACTCTGCCTCTACCGTCAAGTGCCCCACCGGTCCTGGCACGATGTCGATGGTACAAAAATGCCCCATCTGGCACCCTAATGATACCATACAGTATATGCATATGATTAGACCCCTCAGAAAAGAAACCATCGGCAATGCCTGCCTGCGCCATGTCAAGTATCTCACGACAGCGAGGAAGAACATCGTTATTGTGGTCCAACTGAGACTGATGAGTCTGCAAGATCTCCTAGGGGGTTGGCCTAGGCGGTGATCCTGCTGCAGTGGGGATCATGTAAAGGTGTGACACAGTGAAGTACCAAGTGATGTACCCGTCGGCGCAGCTCCAATCTCTCTCTAAGCCTCGTCAGGAACCATGTGATGCTCAAagtctgcaaagacctcatctatcCGCTGACGGTTAATGACGATATGAAGGAGATGAAAGAGTGGCGGGATATCGTTTGACAGTAGCTGAACTACCGCATGACGCGCTCCGGAAGATAACAAACATCGATGGTTGAACTGgcagccaaccatccagaatatagtgCAACGTCATCCCACGCAACTGTCTCACGGTGAGTAGCATAGCGGTTGTATCGAATGTCCTCTGCAGCCATACAATCAAAAGAGTGCTTGTAAGGATCCGACACCTGGTTCCCACTAAAGAGGATGTAGACTCTAGCACACGGCATGGCCTTAGTGTAGCCAGGAACCTCTCCCCAGCCAATTATCATGGGAAAGTGTTGTAATATCCAaccttaaaatgaaaataaaaaacatggGGATTAAACATTATCACGAATATAGAACGAACAACTTTGAGAAAAAGTAGAAGGAAATAACATTGTTACCACTAAGAGTGAACAACTGCATGTCGCAGTCTTTGCCTTCCACAGACATCCCTCTCCGAATCTATAGTAGTTGTTCGCAAGTGTAGCCGctccccagttgtactcatggaaATGTGTGATATCCGATAAGTACCTCATGTAAACGACATAAGTGTACGAGGAGCTGGTGTCCACAAACAGTTGAGTCCCTAACAAAAATAGGAAATAGCATCTCAGCACTCACTGCCTGTGTATGTCCTCCTCTACTGGGTCACTAGTAGCCTGCTGTGCCGCAAGGGGCTCAGCCTCGTACTATTGTGTCAAGAAAGAAAACCTCGCATACACGCTGCgggtcctctccacctcctcaagcgCGTCCTCAGGACCAGCCCCGAGCTCAACAATCAGAGCCTCCCTCGCTTCCTTCTTCGTTAGTCTATCGTGACCAAGAAAGGTTCCCTTAATAGGTATATGCAGGAGGCATGCGACGTCGTCAAGCGTGATGGTAATCTCACCATGTGGCAGATGGAATGATGACGTCTCTGGGTGCCACCTCTCTGCAAATGCCATCAGCATCCCATTATGTATCGTGTGATACCCAATCTCACACAGGTCTTTCAACCAGTTGCGAGGACATCCTAGAACTATGGCTCGGTAGGCTACACTGTAACGCCccgattatttaattagttatttaattaaatattattatttcatttttggAAATTATCGGTTGAAAAGTATATTTTGGTGAATAAGTAGATATGTCGGCAAATGGATTATAATATTGACGAAATATTATTAAAAGTGATATATTGGTCATTTTGAGTTATTagacttattgggcctaaattggtttGTGTGGAATAATAAGAGGGAGTGTTAACTAAGCCCaatttgaaatgataaaattagggttttagagatatgaaGAGTGTGTTATCATTTGAAGAGAATGAGGCAAATCTTGGAAAGGAGGAATAAGCTTAAATATTTCCATCCATCCATGATGCCAAATAGGAAGTGTGAATCGGAGACCCATCAAGTTGCTCCAAGTGGAATAAGGTaatcttcctataatggggcttatgaataATTGTATGTGGGAAATTagatgtgtagatttattgctATTACTTGTGTTAATCGTTGCTGGAAATAGAGAATATACCATGAATAATATGTAGTTGGAATACTGCttctttaattgttgttattgtgGTTGTTCGAGTGAAGGAAATTAGAGATGTAGGTTATAGTTTTCTGATGTATTAAATTGTTACCGGAAAATTGAAAACATGAGTCTGCCGTTGCTGTTTGTGTTGATGAACCTTATGCTAATGCTGTACGAAATAAGGAAATAAGGAAATGAGGGTCTGTGCGAGCCATGACGGACGGCTGATAGGCGGGGACGGTCGGCATCCTTGCCTTTGACGGTCGGCATAGCTTGAGTGTGAAGGGGCTGCCGATCGGCAGCTTGTCCCTAGCTTGTTTTCTTCTTTCCTTTGAGACCTTTGAAGGCGGGTGCCTCATGTAATGGAGGTGGGCGCCCCATGTAGCCATGATGTTGGGGTTGGACGCCTCCCTTGTATGCTTAGGCTACTGTtccacttgtttttttttttgttttatggcaATTGGTATGTAGCGTAGCTCCCTTGCCCTATTTcattaaattttgttttgttaCTTGTAGTGTTTTGGACATGTGCTACAGTATAAGGGTAATTGGTAAAGCAACTATATAACTTAGCATTAATAAATAGAAAACAGTATTATTGAATGTTGTAGGAATGGTAAAATATGGTAGTAGCAGAAGTAGAAAATATGATGCAGTAGCAGTCATTAATTAACAGGAAATTTTCAGATTATCCGATGAGTGTGTAACCGGAAATTAATTGAATTGCGTTCGAATTAACCCGGTTTGAATTGTGCTTTTAGTGACTTGAGAGTATAACCCGAAAATTtgtaaagtcgtgaatattaaggatttaagcggaaattagataaccggtagtgacgcaGGATAGATCTgattaattagagaatattaggtgaataattttgaatgaacgaTAGTGATTTAGTGAGTTAAATAAAAGACTAATTTATAAAGAATGATGagactaatgtgaattgacttaatgtgttgatttgttgtgatataccaAAGCATGATGACgatgtgatgattttgttaatatgtgtatatgtttgtcgtgatataCCGAACCATGATGATAtcgtgatgattttgttaatatgtgaagttatataTTGGCGATGATGTGTCGAGAAATGATGATATCGTGATGATTTTGTTTCTATGTGAAGATGAAACATTAATTGTGACGTCGAATTACCCCAAATAATTGGTAATTAAAAGTGATATAGGCGTATATCTCGTGACgatgtgtgattgtgatgagtatgttgtgtatgtcaATTAGCAGGATAAATCATTGGGAGAAGCAGTGAAGTGTGGGAGAGATAgtaggaggaagaagaagatgaatgtgGCTATTGTAAATGGTTGTTTTTTGAGACAGAGAGCCATTTTAGAACTTTGAATTATTATAGACATTATGATAGTGTCACTAAAAATATGGTTTTCTTTTTGAGAGGCTAATAAGAGTTATGAGATGTTTTGATTATTTATAGTTAAAAATGACAAGTAAAAATTGTTTACTAATTCTTACACTTAATTCTTGCAATAAATATGTGAAGATTAAAGTGAGTAAAAAAGGAAATGGAGTGAGGTATAATGTAAATGATATGGTACAACTTAAAGTAGTTCATCATTGTAGGACAATTTTGGAAGAATTCGTTATAGTGGTGTGAACTCAAGAAAAATGAGGTAAAAACCAAAATTTTGATTTTAGTATATGTTATTCTATTTCTATGAGTTTGATTTAAATAGTAAACTTTGGTTTATTTTTAGTAACACATGAAATTACTCATTGAATTTTTATGATCAAAACTTTGAGACGAAAAGAGTTACAGAGATCGTAGCAAGAAGGTAGCAAGACCGTAGCTAATCATTCGCAGGTGGaaagatgaagaagagtgtgaggAAGATGATACGTGGAACGATCTTGGTGGCTGGTCAAACGTTCCAATCTCTCTCCTCACGCGTGGCGTTCCATAACTTGTTGGTCAACACTGATTGCCCCTCTCTCTCGCTCTCATTGGCTCACGCTTGAAAGTGTGGGGCCCGAGTCTGATCCATTAATCATGTGTTTTCATATTTAATCTTTTGATCCCATTGTACTAATGACAACAAACGAGCAGCAGTAGTGGCAAGGGGGAGAAATTGATAAAGTGTAGGTCCTGGTTTTGAGTCTGGCCCAGGACATCTATTTTTTACTTTGCTTTGTTTTTCGATCTGATGCAAGCGCTAACACACCTATAGGATGCACCCTCAGTTGGCCACCGTCAGATCTCTCCAGCGCCAAACCTGACGTTCCCAGGGATGCTATTCCACCGTGGACCCTCAAGAGTCTCCCACATGTGATCCAACGCCCAACCAATGTTCATTCTTCTggttttccttttttcctttagcttctttcttgtttttttttttagtttattattttatttttaactaattaaccTAGCAAATTTTTGATTAACCACTAATACACCATTAGTTAAAACTAACCAATTAGAATGTAGGATTTCactaagtttttttaattaatttaatttagtaatttaattaggattagtattttaacttaataattataaattaattaattaattagataattaatttagatttaagttaaaattaggattagtttaataattaaattaatttaggtttttatttaatgtttttaaaCCTATTTTCGTATCGCGACCTTCTTTTCTCATCCTATACTCTGTGATTGGCGcgtgatttatttatttagttttgttatttatttaaattctagagaATATGTATAGGTTTGCAAAAGGttttttttgatgtaatagtaattaggacttttaatttccgcctttactttccgcatccctAGTTTTTGGTTTTGTACCCCTTTaatcccgaagccctgtaatagcgtaggatttacttTCCGCCTTTACTTTCTGCACACTATAAACTGTTgataactgcttagatgtatggctaataggattgcatagaaagattaaaaatcaaccgttagatcactaacatcAAAGATAATTTATCTAAACATAACACACGTGATTgcttctcacacacacacacctttaggataATCCCTCTTATGTTGCCTTTCGAATAATAGttaagtcccttcgagcgtagggataccttagcctgttgccttcgattcaaatcatcatagtccctccgataaaagatcatactCCCTTCGAGTTGTCTACGataaaaatgatctcgtccctcgatgttgcctcgataaatgatgatcatCCCtttgattgctaaggtatccttacttgccTACAAATGACTATTAACATCCTTTTCTAAAGACTTCCTGctcctcttatggtatggatagacttatggaAAACGATGATCCTCGATGACccgatacatccaatgaaaggactacctaccctccttatggtatggatagccctttcaaacaaaatacttaaagaacaagaaagacaaacttagggtaggtggctcttaactgcttgctcacattcaaatcaaactttcaaatgcttttcacacctcttttcaaaacgatttccaaaaggctacacttatttacaagttaaagtccttattcaaaatattttctaaacacactACACtttttaaacaaacaaacaagtgagctaagcaattaagagcccatggataaccatggatacaaaggatgcttacaccttccctttgtataacctaccccccaaactcaaaatctttaaaaaggtctttccggttctttttgcctttccaattggataaaataaaagtcgatggtgactcttgctatccgcatattttaaaaaagtcagttctcccaccgtattacaatatcCTCATATTATTCACAAGGTCATTAATTCACTATTCACATACTTTCGTCATATAACAAGTCACAAACATACAATCACCATATAGTCACAAACGTCACACTATGAATCAGATAAAAtgtatgggacatgactcatgtatatgcatgcggtaccaatcggagcttcagcctccgtcaccaattgcccaattcagaggcacaaggcataagccttcgtcactaattagtcaatccaggccgtcacaatatATATGCAAATGTGTGCGACTCAATGAACCAAAAatcacacaacatcatcatcatcatttacttcacaaaatatttgTCACAAGGCACACGCCCATATCACAATTATTACCTATTATTAAAGGTAATAGCACTTCACACATAATTaaacaacttcatataattaCGGAACAATTCCGACAATTCATCAAATTAACGATCAATACCATTAGAAAaagaatcacaaagatattcacaacaatcacaattacggtcaaattctcaagataccgtaatttaccgataaaccgaatagttaatctaagttcaagtttattccaatcaaataggcttattaaaaattaattcaactattaatttaatcgaccgattaatatcacaatttcgacaaaataaaACCACCACGTTaatatactaattaaacttaactacctcgccaattttcatcaaattctggacaactaattataccgcttaattcagctatttcgatcaaacgggactgttttgcatTTTATTATAACTGCTATTGTTTGTTTCTGTTTTCTATTAATTACCACTAGGTTACATAATTATTAAATGTCACTTATACTATCCCAATCATAAGGATACACAAGTTAACAAAAGAGACAAATGAGGGAGGCAGGGATGGCCATGATTATGAttttgatttaataaaaaaaactgatAACAAGATATAAGGGGTGGCGCCCCCAATTTAATCTCTCTCacatttttttttgcttttaacCACACTAACTTGATGTACCAAACACACATAAAGGACAAATGTATTTTCTTCACTAATGTAACATAGattaattaaagaaaatctaATTGTAAACCTGAATGAAACTTAGAACTTAGTTAGTGTGTTGCACATTCTACTgtgatttgaaaagaaatgtgtaccaataaaattgaaataagaaACAGGACTCTCATCTCTCTCTACGATGACACTCTTCCAACCACAACACGTTCCCATTTTTCCTTATACAACCTATTTCCAAAAATAACATTTTCAATCAAAacaatagaaataaaatgaacaacCAGTCATAAACCAACGTTCAAGCATGGTAAAAGGCTTTAAGTATGTTACTGTATGAGTAGGTCTCTAGCCGAAAGCAAAACAAGACAGAGCAAAATACAGAAGGCAGCATTTCATAGATTTTCAATTTCCAGCAACAATTTAACACAGCAAATGTAATAACCTAATTCcttaatccccaacatacaaggtttcataagccccattataggaagagaaccccacccttaccttgtttggattgaagaaaactcTACAAATCCTAACACTTGGGTTGAAATCTCTCTAAGTTTGTTTCTTCTCTTCAAGACCTAGCCTCCACTCTTCCCAAATGGTTTCTATTTTCTGGTTTCTCTACACTTCCTTAAACCCCTTTCtggtttctttttttattataacattgGGCTTAATAAATAACACCACATTTCTATTCTTCACTTAATCAAAATAGGCCCAATTTAATTTCTAcactaaaagtaaaaataatacttacacttatattccattgaaataaaaaaaaatccgatcatttaatataccgatttattactcaatacttcatatttccggtctaatcctaattactcggaaaattcccaaaaacgctaaatattagctcattaatatttctaatactaaaaatattaaaatttctgattaaatatcgatccgctatcccgaactaattccgactaaatcgccccaaaacgcgaaaaatttcaataaacatcacaaatatCTAAAtcaagcaaataattatttttccgagCGTTACAGTTAACCTCTCCTACATAAGCCTTCACGAATCTAGCACTCTCTTCCTCTTTAGGcaaaaaatgcaaatgaatgTCGGGTTTGACCATTCTTCTTGAAGCCACTTTCGCGTTCGAAGCCACTTTCGCGTACGAATGCCCCGGCCGCCTTCCATGAAATCCTCCACTGTCGATCCTTTTCTCTGGAAACTTATTAACATCCTCACACCCTCCTCTATCCCCACCTCCACCATCCACCTTGAAAGGTTGGACAACTCCCCTCTTAAACTTGGGTAGATTCGCGAAAATCTTTTTCCCATCCAAATAAATGTTGTCCATCTTAGTTGCCAGCAATCTCTCATCCTTCACATTGTAAAAACGAGCAAAGCCATACTTctgtcaataattcttggcttgatacttttctcattattatttctcgtatatataaaggttacagggctatatcggtaattacactaaataattacatttaaactaattcctattcacatcccccctcaaattgatgctgcttgtcaatgagcatcaatttgctaacaagaaactgatgacgtggacgcggaacagccttggtaagaatatctgcaatctgcaactgagtactgacatgaggaagtgatattattttgtcatcataagcgtcacggattgagtaacaatcaacttcaatatgtttggtgcgttcatgaaaaacaggattcgcaacaatttggatggcacttgtattgtcagcataaagtgaagttggctctatttgaggaaatccaagttcagccaaaagaccacgaagccaaattatttcagaacaagcagcagacatggcacgatactcagattcagtagaagatttagagactctcgcttgtttcttacttttccatgagattaatgaagagccaagaaacatgcaccaaccagtgacagatcgtcgagtatcagggcaccctgcccaatcggcatcactataagcactcaatttaggaggaactccagtaggaaagaataaaccacgatgagagcttcccctcaagtaacgaattatacgacgaactgctgccaagtgaaggtggcgaggagagtgcatgaattgacttacttgttgaacagcaaatgatatgtcagggcgagtaatagtcaagtaattaaggctacccacgagttgactatacaataagggatcatgcaacagatcaccatcatcacgatgatatttaacattaacctcaagaggagtatccactggattagccgattgcagaccagccatagaaattatatctgtggcatacttgtgttgatggaggaatatgcccttggatgtagaatgaacctcaagaccaagaaaataatgcaaattaccaagatctttcatatgaaacgctgcttgtaactgctgtttaaggctttgaatggaagcatgatcagaaccagtaataatcatatcatcaacatacagaagaagtaggacaattccagtagatgttctatgaataaatagagaagaatcgtactgactctgagtaaaggaaaacccaagtagagtggagcgaaatttttcataccatgctctaggcgcttgtttcaaaccatataaggagcgtttgagcttgcacacacccttagatgacggaaataaaccttgaggaggagtcatataaatatcttccgtcaggtcaccatgaagaaaagcatttttcacatctaattgatgaagagcccacccgttagaagcagcaatagagagtaccgtacgaacaaatgtcattttggcaaccggtgcaaatgtctcatcacaatcaattccatattcctgcttgtttcctaaggcaaccaagcgagccttgaaacggttgagggacccatcagaattcaatttcacagaatacacccatttgcagccaatgggtttaacatcaggaggacaagagacaatatcccatgtgaaattctcttgaagagcttgaagttcctcattcattgcttttatccaacgtacatctttaacagcctgtgaatagcaagtaggaatagatatgctagagagtgtggcagtcaaagaagtatgtgaggaatcatacctgtctggtgaatatctatctggtgcTCGAGATATTCGACCAGAACGTCGTGGTTCAACCGTTACAGGAGCAGGTGGCGGTTCAGCGTCGGGAAGGGGTGTGGGAACCTGCTGTTTGTGTTTTCTGACATATACATGACCTGGTTTATAGCGTTCTATAGATTGAGgcataatagaaaacttaggaagagtaacaatatcattcatgacaggagaaacacatggaaacataaactgattatcaaaaaatgtcacattcctagaaatgcgaaaacgatggttagtgacatcataacacacaaatcccttatgagagtgactataccccataaacgcacattgaacagactgcgctccaagcttatgcctttcaaatggaggtaagtgaacaaaacaaacacatccaaaagtatgtaaatcattataattaggctgaattttaaaaagacgaaaaaaaggagaatcgagatcaataaccgtagaaggaagacgattgatcaagaagacagctgtggaaagagcctccacccaaaatcggggtggtacagaagcttgaagaagtaaagtgcgggtcacatcaagcaaatgacgattcttgcattctgccatcccattttgttggggggtattgggacaagattgttgagacaaaatgcctttttgttgaataaattcttgaaactcacgagacatgtactcaccaccagaatcagagcgaaattttttaacattttcatgaaattgagtttcaacatatgtcagaaatttcttaaacatagaaaacacttcaaatttagaccgaagaaaatatatccaagtaaaacgactataatcatcaataaatgtgacaaaatatttatagcgagcatgagaaactacaggagacataccccatacatcactatgaatcatttcaaaacaagaggaagcccgataagcaccagacggaaaaggaagtgttttacttttagctaatttgcaaacagaacatgaaagagaggcattagaaacaacatttttatttcccaataaaccagttttaaataaatgagataaaacagcagagttaggatgacccaattttctatgccaatcctcataagaattcaagacattattacaaacaagagataaatgactagaaataaactgaagtggaaacagtcttcccactttaggcccaccaccttccccgacacctgttcctgcacaaggcaaccatcacgagaaaaatttacattacaattattatcaaccaattgaccaacagataataaattgaaagcaagtccaggtgctacaaacacatctcgaaaatcagagttgaggtcaccaacattcgtgatagagagagcattaccatccgcaatttgaattttctgactaccatggtaagaatgtaaattgtgcaagtattcagaagaggctgtcatgtgattggatgcaccagaatcaagaaaccacgggcaggaaacattcgaagacttaccctgaattcccaaggttgaaagagcggaaagtaccatctgttggattatttcaggttggagagcaccaccattagatggattggtgatggaaggaccaactgcagagcttgtactagcaggaaatgcttgcaccgaacgttgtgctgatcgtggaggacgggtgggacaatcagagataatatggccccgctgcttgcaataattacaaaacttcttactgcaactctgagcaaaatgtccaaattgtttgcaagagaaacattggacatgtcgaatatcacgacctttacctctactctgaggagcatatgcaaacatagcagactcagaaatgacaacatcgtgagacatggatccttgagtagcaagacgttgttcctctctgagaagttcaccaac includes these proteins:
- the LOC131619111 gene encoding protein MAIN-LIKE 1-like; this encodes MAFAERWHPETSSFHLPHGEITITLDDVACLLHIPIKGTFLGHDRLTKKEAREALIVELGAGPEDALEEVERTRSVYASSSYTYVVYMRYLSDITHFHEYNWGAATLANNYYRFGEGCWILQHFPMIIGWGEVPGYTKAMPCARVYILFSGNQVSDPYKHSFDCMAAEDIRYNRYATHRETVAWDDVALYSGWLAASSTIDVCYLPERVMR